A portion of the Daphnia magna isolate NIES linkage group LG4, ASM2063170v1.1, whole genome shotgun sequence genome contains these proteins:
- the LOC123471141 gene encoding uncharacterized protein LOC123471141, with amino-acid sequence MSSSLRAPEPFSFGASDLAAQWGIWRKQFSWYLVATNSGLNVDEEQMVGVLITLLGSEGLKIYDTFVFTDAADARKIEPVLDKFTAHFEPRRSEVFERFKFLRRHQLPGETLDAWLIDLRGLVKTCGYGTGVDSVLRDQIVLGVADPLVREKLLFEKDLLLNTACEIVRACESSKAQLSQINTASTTETAHAMQSRYGSRKFDKKPESSNSSFRAPVGKQPTTSQRAAQVNNPIDGHQYIRCNSCGRSHKKNQCRVTHVTCHTCGVVGHVSSCCGNFSNPRQMPPRQATNPAASVHTVEEVEDGSQWIGNIQNGGTAMTLPRSVGEDYYVSHEITSSSGGSEWYQQLSVDGVLVKFKLDSGATCNILPYESFERLPTNRRHLRPGPVVRSYRSKDGLLNVLGVHTAKVVHKGAVFVVDFVVVDEPGQPPLFGLPSCQTLNLIGRIDSLQSTADTTLPPVVVEFMDVFRGLVVCAASRLPFRLEDKVFKKLEEMVGDGIIVPVHEPTDWVSRMMVVGKPNGDVRICLDPSELNKAIQRQHFAVPTVEQLFSKLTSYLCTMATPKGRYRFLRLPFGLKSAPEIYLQTMNDLFGDLPGVLIYFDDFLVTGETKEELLTNLRQVFVRCRRHNLKLQLKKCRFFLQELPWLGHVIGQGTLKPDPNKITAIVDMPDPTCPADLIRLLGMVTYLDKFCQNLAGLTRPLRDLLKADAAWVWEEPQRLILAQLKTALTSLPVLRLFDHSLPLVVSVDASPVGIGAVLLQGGQPIAYSSTSLTVTQKRYFQIEKELLAVQFGLLRFRQYIYGQMVVVESDHKPLVGLLDKPIASCSPRIQRMRLQLQRFDFQLVYKPGKELFIADTLSRAPSPLLFCDDVTQDCEEQVHAVLNLVIPEDSTRVKFAAATAADPTLLLIKEILIRGWPEHKAQCPVAAKPFWSVRHHLAEVDGLLLNGSRLVVPASLRQEVLAGIHDGHFGEVKCVLRARSAVYWPGCEDQIRNVVASCPTCQAHRHRNPATPVRPVPLPVHPFQWVSADIFLHDGVNYLLVVDAYSKWPTCVPLRTLSSSSVIAEVERIFSDFGTPEIIKSDNGSQFDCAEFRAFCDSRNVRSVTSSPTYAQSNGLVERHIQTVKMTLVKMFEGGRSLWESLAAIRSTPISSDLPSPSVLLQGRHLRGKLPYLHNRLVPQFVPAPFVREQLQRRQASACFYGGGRPDVRGSALIVGQHVRVFISGLWLPGWIETVCPEPDSYVVRLRDGRVFRRTRRDINIDNAQSAGFGGVATNPNSVARGTRQAVPIHRPAFAGGLLPVLSLPLPIPPAPAVRNRLGPVTARPSVHQPSLPPAGVAPPSSVPTTPGSRLSLDPPRRAMPAPLPSSGVALPAGVIHSPSATRSGRPYLRRF; translated from the exons ATGTCGTCTTCATTGAGAGCTCCGgaacccttttcttttgggGCCAGTGATTTGGCTGCCCAGTGGGGAATTTGGCGTAAACAGTTTTCATGGTACTTGGTGGCCACGAATAGCGGCCTTAACGTGGATGAAGAGCAAATGGTGGGTGTGCTAATCACTCTTCTTGGCAGTGAGGGCCTCAAAATTTATGATACTTTTGTATTCACCGATGCTGCCGATGCCAGAAAAATTGAACCAGTTTTAGACAAGTTTACAGCACATTTTGAGCCCCGGCGTAGTGAAGTGTTCGAACGTTTCAAATTCTTGCGCCGTCATCAACTTCCTGGGGAAACTTTAGACGCGTGGCTAATTGATCTCCGCGGTCTGGTAAAAACATGTGGCTATGGAACTGGTGTTGATTCGGTCTTACGAGACCAAATAGTGCTAGGTGTTGCTGATCCTTTGGTCCGTGAGAAGCTActgtttgaaaaagatttgttaCTGAACACGGCGTGTGAAATTGTGCGTGCATGTGAGTCATCTAAAGCCCAGCTCAGCCAAATCAACACAGCTTCGACGACAGAAACTGCTCACGCCATGCAGAGTCGATATGGTAGCCGAAAGTTCGACAAAAAGCCGGAGTCGTCAAATTCATCATTCAGAGCACCTGTCGGTAAGCAGCCAACAACAAGTCAACGCGCAGCCCAGGTGAACAATCCGATAGACGGCCATCAATACATCAGGTGCAACAGTTGTGGTCGCTCTCATAAGAAAAATCAGTGTCGTGTCACCCATGTCACGTGTCATACGTGCGGGGTAGTTGGCCACGTTTCTAGTTGCTGCGGTAATTTTTCAAACCCCCGCCAGATGCCACCACGTCAAGCGACTAATCCCGCGGCTTCAGTTCATACAGtagaagaagtagaagatgGATCGCAGTGGATTGGCAATATTCAAAATGGCGGTACAGCGATGACTCTCCCACGTTCAGTTGGTGAAGATTATTATGTCTCACATGAGATAACGTCGTCTAGCGGTGGATCCGAGTGGTATCAGCAGTTGTCGGTAGATGGCGTTCTAGTAAAGTTCAAACTGGATTCTGGTGCAACTTGTAACATTCTTCCGTACGAGTCATTCGAGCGTCTACCTACCAACCGCCGACATCTCCGGCCTGGACCTGTAGTGCGCAGCTATCGCTCAAAGGATGGCCTACTAAATGTGCTAGGAGTGCACACTGCAAAAGTCGTCCACAAAGGCGCTGTCTTCGTTGTGGATTTTGTCGTCGTTGATGAGCCAGGCCAGCCGCCCCTTTTTGGTCTCCCGTCTTGTCAAACGCTCAACCTGATTGGTCGGATTGACTCTCTACAGTCGACAGCCGACACTACGCTTCCCCCGGTGGTGGTGGAATTCATGGACGTCTTCAGGGGTTTAG TTGTCTGTGCTGCCAGCCGTCTTCCGTTTCGGCTAGAGGACAAAGTTTTCAAGAAACTGGAAGAAATGGTTGGTGACGGAATCATCGTACCAGTGCACGAGCCAACCGACTGGGTCAGTCGGATGATGGTGGTGGGAAAGCCAAATGGAGATGTCCGAATCTGTCTTGACCCATCCGAGCTCAACAAGGCCATACAACGTCAGCACTTTGCTGTGCCCACAGTCGAGCAACTCTTCAGCAAGTTGA CATCCTACCTGTGTACTATGGCGACACCAAAAGGACGATATCGTTTCCTTCGACTGCCATTCGGATTGAAGTCAGCTCCCGAGATTTATCTGCAAACGATGAACGACCTCTTCGGTGATCTGCCTGGCGTGCTTATCTACTTTGACGACTTTCTCGTGACGGGTGAAACAAAGGAAGAGCTTCTCACCAACCTCCGTCAAGTGTTTGTACGTTGCAGGCGGCACAATTTAAAACTTCAGTTGAAAAAGTGTCGATTCTTTCTCCAGGAGCTTCCGTGGCTAGGTCACGTCATCGGCCAAGGAACCCTAAAGCCGGATCCCAACAAGATCACTGCCATAGTTGATATGCCTGATCCTACCTGTCCAGCAGATCTAATCCGCCTCCTGGGCATGGTGACGTACCTGGACAAGTTTTGCCAAAACCTTGCTGGTCTGACAAGGCCACTACGAGACCTGCTTAAAGCGGATGCTGCATGGGTTTGGGAGGAGCCTCAACGGTTGATCCTTGCCCAGCTTAAGACGGCCTTGACATCGCTTCCTGTACTGCGCCTGTTTGACCACTCACTTCCGCTGGTCGTGTCGGTCGATGCCTCTCCTGTCGGCATTGGTGCGGTACTGCTTCAAGGTGGCCAGCCGATCGCATACTCGTCAACATCCCTCACTGTGACGCAAAAGCGGTATTTCCAGATTGAAAAAGAGCTGTTGGCGGTCCAGTTCGGGCTCCTACGCTTCCGGCAATACATTTATGGGCAAATGGTTGTGGTGGAGTCTGACCACAAGCCACTGGTGGGTCTTCTGGACAAGCCAATCGCGTCTTGCTCTCCTCGGATCCAGCGGATGCGTCTCCAACTCCAGCGGTTCGACTTCCAGCTTGTCTACAAGCCAGGCAAGGAGCTGTTCATCGCTGACACACTCAGCCGAGCCCCGTCGCCCCTCCTTTTTTGTGATGATGTCACTCAAGACTGCGAGGAACAAGTACATGCTGTTCTTAATCTGGTCATACCTGAAGATTCCACTCGTGTTAAGTTCGCGGCGGCAACAGCGGCGGACCCGACTCTTCTCCTCATCAAGGAAATCCTCATTCGTGGATGGCCAGAACACAAAGCCCAGTGTCCAGTGGCCGCGAAGCCATTCTGGTCAGTTCGTCATCACCTAGCTGAGGTGGATGGTCTTTTGCTCAACGGCAGTCGTCTGGTGGTTCCGGCTTCTCTTCGCCAAGAGGTCTTGGCCGGAATTCATGACGGCCATTTTGGTGAGGTTAAGTGCGTCCTCCGCGCCAGGTCGGCAGTATATTGGCCTGGGTGCGAGGACCAAATTCGGAATGTGGTGGCCAGCTGCCCCACCTGCCAGGCTCATCGTCACCGCAATCCAGCTACACCTGTTCGTCCGGTGCCGTTGCCAGTTCATCCCTTTCAGTGGGTGTCGGCGGACATTTTTCTTCACGATGGAGTAAACTATCTTCTCGTCGTCGACGCTTACAGCAAGTGGCCAACATGTGTGCCGTTGCGCACCTTATCGTCCTCGTCGGTCATCGCGGAAGTAGAGCGCATTTTTAGCGACTTTGGGACTCCTGAAATCATCAAATCGGATAATGGTTCGCAATTCGACTGTGCTGAGTTTAGGGCATTCTGTGACAGCCGCAACGTTCGCTCCGTCACGTCCAGCCCAACCTATGCTCAATCGAATGGCCTGGTGGAGCGCCATATTCAAACGGTGAAAATGACTCTCGTTAAAATGTTTGAAGGCGGGCGTTCCCTTTGGGAGTCTTTGGCGGCCATTCGGTCGACGCCTATTTCATCTGATCTTCCGTCTCCGTCGGTGCTGCTACAGGGTCGTCATCTCCGCGGAAAGCTGCCGTATCTCCACAACCGTCTAGTGCCTCAGTTTGTGCCAGCCCCCTTTGTTCGTGAACAGCTTCAGCGCCGTCAGGCGTCCGCTTGTTTCTATGGCGGAGGACGTCCTGATGTTCGTGGGTCGGCGCTGATCGTCGGCCAACATGTTCGCGTTTTCATCTCGGGCTTATGGCTGCCAGGCTGGATTGAGACTGTTTGCCCCGAACCTGACTCTTATGTTGTCCGCTTGAGAGATGGCAGGGTTTTTCGTCGCACGCGTCGTGACATTAATATTGACAACGCGCAGTCGGCCGGATTTGGTGGAGTGGCTACTAACCCCAACTCTGTGGCACGTGGAACTCGACAGGCAGTGCCCATCCATCGCCCCGCTTTTGCTGGCGGTCTGCTTCCGGTTTTGTCGTTGCCACTGCCTATTCCTCCAGCGCCAGCGGTGCGCAATCGGTTGGGTCCAGTCACTGCACGTCCGTCCGTTCATCAGCCTTCGCTTCCTCCTGCCGGGGTGGCTCCACCCTCTAGTGTGCCTACTACACCAGGGTCCCGCTTGTCTCTGGATCCACCCCGTCGAGCGATGCCGGCCCCGCTGCCTTCATCTGGCGTCGCGCTGCCAGCCGGCGTAATTCATAGCCCTAGTGCTACTCGTTCTGGCCGCCCTTATTTGCGCCGTTTCTGA